A part of Paenibacillus sp. sptzw28 genomic DNA contains:
- a CDS encoding YheC/YheD family protein: MSLTSCHVHFSPQSERIVYLSNSLLKSLKLSGKKTVHVKLGKETISAKVKPIERQGHHIYLSAGVRNLIRVPKTGSISLLQAGENEVQIGPLIGVLTDSDSRTSGSPFGPRSGYIRQLLRMGERKAYFFAFTPRDINWQQEKVNGYFLNSQGGWYRKIVPLPDVVYNRLPSRRAETTATIMTLRDRFIRKQIPFFNWSFFNKSDVYKLLDQDVEALNHLPESVNNPRADKIKEMLEKHQFIYYKPSAGSLGIGIYRLTYHPKRGYFARYRRGNSNVLLRFTNFNSLMRMLQARHGSSLERYVSQQGVRLIEIDGCPIDFRFHMHKNGNNEWVPVGIGAKKAGRGSVTTHIKNGGSLLTPEQALTRTFGERADEMLEKAKKVSVKLSEAIERNFPHTLGELGLDIGIDKDGEVWMFEANAKPGRSIFNHPALRSQGRASLSHILDHCMYLSRFHGGNE, from the coding sequence ATGAGTTTGACATCGTGCCACGTACACTTCTCACCGCAAAGCGAAAGAATCGTCTACTTGTCGAATTCGCTGTTAAAATCGCTGAAGCTGTCCGGCAAGAAAACGGTTCATGTTAAGCTTGGCAAGGAAACGATTAGCGCAAAAGTAAAGCCGATAGAACGGCAGGGTCATCATATTTATTTGTCCGCTGGAGTCCGCAATTTGATCCGGGTGCCCAAGACCGGCAGCATTTCGCTGCTACAGGCAGGAGAGAACGAAGTGCAGATCGGCCCGCTGATAGGCGTGCTGACCGACTCCGATTCGCGAACATCCGGATCCCCGTTCGGCCCCCGAAGCGGATATATACGACAGCTGCTGCGGATGGGAGAGCGCAAAGCATATTTCTTCGCTTTCACCCCTCGCGATATTAATTGGCAGCAGGAAAAGGTAAACGGTTATTTCCTCAACAGCCAAGGCGGCTGGTACCGCAAAATCGTGCCGCTGCCGGATGTCGTTTATAACCGGCTTCCCAGCCGGCGGGCGGAGACGACCGCAACGATCATGACGCTTCGCGACCGTTTTATCCGTAAGCAAATTCCTTTCTTCAACTGGAGCTTCTTTAATAAATCCGACGTATACAAATTACTTGATCAGGATGTTGAAGCTTTAAATCACCTGCCGGAATCGGTAAACAACCCTCGTGCCGACAAAATAAAGGAAATGCTGGAGAAGCATCAGTTTATTTACTATAAACCTAGTGCGGGCAGCCTTGGCATAGGCATATACAGACTCACCTACCATCCGAAGCGGGGATATTTCGCCCGTTACCGCCGCGGAAATTCCAACGTGCTGCTCCGCTTCACCAATTTCAACAGCCTGATGCGGATGCTGCAGGCACGCCACGGAAGCTCGCTGGAACGCTATGTGAGTCAGCAGGGCGTTCGCTTGATCGAAATTGACGGTTGTCCCATCGACTTCCGATTTCATATGCACAAGAATGGCAATAACGAATGGGTGCCCGTCGGCATCGGAGCGAAAAAAGCCGGCCGGGGCAGCGTCACGACTCACATCAAAAACGGCGGATCGCTCCTCACGCCCGAACAGGCGCTGACCCGGACGTTCGGAGAACGCGCCGATGAGATGCTTGAGAAAGCCAAAAAGGTATCCGTGAAGCTCTCGGAAGCAATCGAACGAAACTTCCCCCATACCCTCGGGGAGCTTGGTCTTGATATCGGAATCGACAAGGATGGAGAAGTATGGATGTTCGAAGCGAACGCCAAGCCGGGGAGATCGATTTTCAATCATCCTGCCCTCCGGTCTCAAGGCCGCGCGTCTTTATCCCACATTCTGGATCACTGCATGTACCTGAGCAGATTCCACGGGGGGAATGAGTAA
- a CDS encoding YheC/YheD family protein, with amino-acid sequence MALPQKLCILGILISERQDGGEERTNAPLAMPEDEFCRQLCRFGRNLGLLVYLFDSSGLESASRRVAGYSLEDGLWNPGSYPPPDVVYDRSLCRNAEQRRRRSISLAELKLLKPFVLLNGTLPGKLDVYAALQDDEQLRPWLPLTMCYSGAELASLERRYPDGLFLKPSAGSHGRGAVRLSRWREGCRIDGRDRRNEPISLQFDHFSSAAQWLERFIGTAVYTVQPYLRLNGSDGMAFDVRVLMQKDETGRWCYTGSALRKGSPGSVTANLHGGGTARKADDALSEQFGSASAAKLLARMRRIAGRAAVSLEERFGRLAELGFDFGVEPDGRLWLLEANAKPGRQSFAGDEQAARNAVLRPLRYARLLAGGHSPIMKTDIPRLFKHHEAVPVNADDRIQRRYVQEVHP; translated from the coding sequence ATGGCTTTGCCACAGAAGCTGTGCATACTCGGAATTTTGATCAGTGAACGGCAAGACGGCGGAGAAGAGCGGACGAATGCTCCTCTTGCCATGCCGGAAGATGAATTCTGCCGCCAGTTATGCCGTTTCGGACGGAATTTGGGGCTTCTTGTCTATCTTTTCGATTCATCCGGCCTTGAATCCGCATCCCGGAGAGTGGCCGGATATTCGCTGGAGGACGGCTTATGGAATCCGGGAAGTTATCCTCCGCCCGATGTCGTTTACGATCGATCGTTATGCCGAAATGCAGAGCAGAGAAGGCGGCGAAGCATTTCTCTTGCGGAATTAAAGCTTCTCAAGCCCTTTGTCCTCTTGAATGGGACGCTGCCCGGCAAACTGGACGTATATGCTGCACTCCAGGACGATGAACAGCTTCGGCCATGGCTCCCGCTCACAATGTGTTATTCGGGGGCGGAGCTCGCCTCCCTCGAGAGACGTTACCCGGATGGGTTGTTTTTGAAGCCATCCGCCGGGTCGCACGGGAGAGGAGCCGTCCGCCTCTCACGGTGGCGGGAGGGCTGCAGGATCGACGGCAGAGACCGCCGCAATGAACCGATCTCGCTTCAGTTTGACCACTTCTCTTCGGCAGCGCAATGGCTTGAGCGATTCATTGGAACCGCCGTTTATACGGTGCAGCCGTATTTACGCCTGAACGGCAGTGACGGGATGGCTTTTGACGTCAGAGTGCTCATGCAGAAAGACGAAACCGGCCGATGGTGTTATACCGGTTCAGCGCTTCGCAAGGGAAGCCCCGGAAGCGTAACAGCCAATCTTCATGGCGGAGGCACGGCGAGGAAGGCTGACGATGCTCTCTCGGAGCAGTTCGGCAGCGCGTCCGCCGCAAAGCTGCTTGCCCGTATGCGCCGCATCGCGGGGCGCGCGGCGGTCAGCCTCGAGGAACGCTTTGGTCGGCTTGCCGAGCTGGGCTTTGATTTCGGCGTCGAGCCGGACGGCCGGCTTTGGCTGCTTGAGGCAAACGCCAAGCCGGGACGGCAGTCCTTCGCCGGCGACGAGCAAGCGGCGCGCAATGCCGTGCTCCGTCCGCTCCGTTATGCCCGGCTGCTGGCCGGGGGGCACAGCCCGATTATGAAAACCGATATTCCACGCTTGTTCAAACATCACGAAGCTGTTCCCGTTAATGCAGATGACCGAATCCAAAGGAGATACGTCCAGGAGGTTCATCCATGA
- a CDS encoding YheC/YheD family protein, translated as MNSILHEDTAIGEIQSKRPVLAILTIDDEIQLFRGNRNNFADLIRAGREHGFIVYVLTVKQLKLSRRQLDGFYYDEGTDSWLQQKFPFPDLIYNRIPLREDEVQPEVKRKIAACLSNPRVTLFNPAFFDKWHLFKWLRKSRTTRPFIPTTRRMLTREGLGKMMIKHKFLYLKPVSGKAGKGIMTIQLQPERTLPYKLKIQADKRSITYNCGTIRKLWIRIRKESVGERYIAQQGIQLASFNERSFDLRALVQKNQRGQWEISGIGARIAGSMSITTHVPRGGSIDDPEKLLVSAFGEEEARKLLIKTRITALTIARQIERGSGHSLAEMSMDLGVDQEGGIWFFEANAKPMKFDEPDIRKRSLDRIFQYSKYVLRTKTAKAAVSD; from the coding sequence ATGAACAGCATTCTCCACGAAGACACCGCCATCGGAGAGATTCAAAGCAAACGGCCGGTGCTGGCAATACTGACGATCGACGATGAAATTCAATTGTTCCGGGGCAACCGGAACAATTTTGCCGATCTGATCCGAGCCGGCCGCGAACATGGCTTCATCGTATATGTACTGACGGTCAAACAGCTTAAATTATCGCGAAGGCAGCTCGACGGCTTCTACTATGACGAGGGGACGGACAGCTGGCTGCAGCAGAAGTTCCCGTTTCCCGACCTGATATACAACCGTATCCCGCTTCGTGAGGATGAGGTGCAGCCGGAGGTCAAGCGGAAGATCGCGGCCTGTCTGAGCAACCCCCGCGTAACGCTGTTCAATCCCGCTTTCTTCGACAAGTGGCACTTGTTTAAATGGTTGCGTAAATCAAGAACGACGCGGCCTTTTATCCCGACGACAAGACGGATGCTTACCCGGGAGGGGCTTGGCAAAATGATGATCAAGCACAAGTTTCTTTACTTGAAGCCGGTAAGCGGCAAGGCGGGAAAAGGTATAATGACCATTCAGCTGCAGCCGGAAAGAACACTTCCCTACAAGCTCAAAATTCAAGCCGATAAGCGGAGCATCACCTATAATTGCGGGACGATACGCAAGCTTTGGATACGGATCAGGAAAGAGAGCGTCGGGGAGCGGTATATCGCCCAGCAGGGCATCCAGCTTGCTTCATTTAACGAACGGTCCTTCGATCTGCGCGCACTTGTGCAAAAGAACCAGCGGGGACAATGGGAGATTTCGGGCATTGGGGCACGCATCGCAGGTTCGATGAGCATCACGACACATGTACCGCGCGGCGGCAGCATCGACGACCCGGAGAAGCTTCTTGTCAGCGCATTCGGCGAGGAGGAAGCGCGTAAACTGCTTATAAAGACCCGCATTACCGCTCTGACCATTGCCAGACAAATCGAGCGGGGCTCCGGGCATAGTCTGGCGGAGATGTCGATGGACCTGGGTGTGGATCAGGAAGGAGGCATCTGGTTTTTCGAGGCGAACGCAAAGCCGATGAAATTCGATGAGCCGGACATTCGCAAGCGGTCGCTCGATCGCATATTTCAATACAGTAAGTATGTATTGCGAACGAAAACGGCCAAAGCAGCCGTTTCCGATTAA
- a CDS encoding YtpI family protein, with protein MIALHWLLIIFICLTSVLSVVFSFKSRRAPDIRLKGMNAARLNMSMGTMLVLIALFMMLAYSGSTVKVIIGALFIVLGLFNLFAGLRNHSIYRAMKP; from the coding sequence ATGATAGCTTTACACTGGCTGTTAATTATCTTTATCTGCCTTACCTCTGTTCTTTCCGTCGTCTTCAGCTTCAAATCGCGCCGGGCGCCCGATATCCGGCTGAAAGGCATGAATGCCGCGCGGCTCAACATGAGCATGGGGACAATGCTGGTGCTCATCGCTTTGTTCATGATGCTCGCTTACAGCGGCTCGACGGTAAAAGTGATTATCGGCGCGCTGTTTATCGTACTCGGCCTGTTCAATCTGTTTGCGGGTCTGCGCAACCACAGCATTTACCGTGCGATGAAGCCGTAG
- a CDS encoding DRTGG domain-containing protein, whose product MQYIEQLKIGTKLSVRTMADELDVSEGTAYKAIKEAEALGLVSTKERIGTVRIERKKRGSPDRLTFGEVAGIVQGEVYGGAAGLNKTLHKFVIGAMELDAMIRYIDTGSLLIVGNRERAHRCALEQGAGVLITGGFGTSDEMKRLADQRGLPIISSKHDTFTVASMINRAMFDRLIRQKIMLVEDIVTYSRPVETMRLGETAAAFRLLWKRTGRSRFPVLDERGRVVGMMTPKDAEGSSDSQLVDKLMSRSPITAAPNIPIASAAHTMAAEGIDLLPIVDKNRKLLAAITRGEVLEAMRYAGKQQESGETFDDLISAGFEKRAAGTGGEWIYKGRITPQMSGTLGTISEGVLVTLMTQAARGLIRELGKRDHVVESMTTYFVRPVQLESEVAIVPKLLEMSRKSAKLEIELEDPSGLAAKAMLTAQLIDPF is encoded by the coding sequence ATGCAGTACATAGAGCAGCTGAAAATCGGCACGAAGCTGTCCGTCCGGACAATGGCCGACGAGCTGGATGTGAGCGAGGGAACGGCGTACAAAGCGATAAAAGAAGCGGAAGCACTGGGTCTGGTAAGCACCAAGGAGCGGATCGGAACAGTCAGGATCGAACGGAAAAAGCGGGGATCGCCGGACAGGCTTACTTTCGGAGAGGTCGCCGGAATTGTCCAGGGAGAGGTGTATGGCGGGGCGGCAGGCCTTAACAAGACGCTGCACAAATTTGTCATCGGCGCGATGGAGCTCGATGCGATGATCCGTTATATCGATACAGGCAGCCTGCTGATTGTGGGCAACCGCGAACGCGCGCACCGCTGTGCCCTGGAGCAAGGGGCGGGCGTGCTCATTACAGGGGGGTTCGGTACCAGCGATGAAATGAAGCGGCTTGCGGACCAACGCGGATTGCCGATCATTTCGTCCAAGCACGATACGTTTACCGTCGCCTCTATGATTAACAGGGCCATGTTTGACAGGCTCATTCGGCAGAAAATAATGCTCGTGGAAGATATCGTCACTTACAGCAGGCCGGTCGAGACGATGCGGCTTGGGGAAACGGCGGCAGCCTTCCGGCTGTTGTGGAAGCGCACCGGCAGATCACGGTTTCCGGTATTGGACGAACGCGGACGCGTCGTCGGTATGATGACTCCCAAGGATGCCGAAGGTTCGTCGGATTCCCAGCTGGTGGACAAGCTCATGTCACGCAGCCCGATTACAGCAGCGCCGAACATTCCGATCGCCTCAGCCGCTCACACGATGGCTGCCGAAGGAATCGATTTGCTGCCTATCGTCGATAAGAACAGGAAGCTGCTTGCGGCCATCACCCGCGGCGAAGTGCTTGAAGCGATGCGTTACGCGGGCAAGCAGCAGGAATCGGGAGAGACGTTTGACGATTTGATCAGTGCGGGTTTTGAGAAGAGGGCGGCCGGAACGGGAGGCGAATGGATCTATAAAGGCAGGATCACGCCGCAAATGTCGGGGACGCTCGGTACGATCTCCGAAGGAGTGCTCGTGACGCTTATGACCCAGGCGGCCAGGGGCCTCATCAGAGAGCTCGGTAAACGCGATCACGTCGTCGAAAGCATGACAACTTATTTCGTCCGGCCCGTGCAGCTGGAGAGCGAGGTAGCCATCGTTCCCAAGCTGCTGGAGATGAGCCGCAAGAGCGCCAAGCTTGAAATCGAGCTGGAGGATCCGAGCGGTTTGGCCGCTAAAGCGATGCTGACGGCGCAGCTGATCGATCCGTTCTGA
- a CDS encoding YheC/YheD family protein: MGQPVLGILTLYLNENGLLEEKPIYQKMTTAGRKMGLDVFVFTPQDVNYKQNRIHALIFDPSSKSWVRKWRPFPHMIFDRCRIQRSYRFEQLRTFRKQYGHLTFLNRMLRNKWIVYKTMRKDERFRPHLPITRMYENPSDLTEMIRKYPLVYLKPVNGTGGRGILRIEKQNGGSYLIQGRDQSRRIINPQRVPLSRLHEKLAAWDLKGNRYLVQQGIQLKLPSGRVHDYRMLVQKNGSGDWEATGCAGRIGAAGSITSNLHGGGKAVMMHSLLNQWITGEETVQTVKAKAEELSLQMAAFLEQSYGRLCELALDLAIDQKGHIWLLEVNPKPAREVFVQAGERETYIRAITRPLEYALWLHEQKKRRKDKLPQEEANPGTS, translated from the coding sequence ATGGGTCAGCCCGTGCTTGGCATATTAACTCTTTATCTCAATGAGAACGGTTTGCTTGAAGAGAAGCCGATCTATCAGAAGATGACAACAGCCGGCCGAAAAATGGGACTGGATGTCTTCGTCTTCACGCCTCAGGATGTCAATTATAAGCAAAACCGGATTCACGCTCTCATATTCGATCCTTCTTCGAAAAGCTGGGTGCGCAAATGGCGCCCCTTTCCGCATATGATTTTCGATCGGTGCCGCATTCAGCGCAGCTATCGTTTCGAGCAGCTTCGCACCTTCCGGAAGCAGTATGGACACCTCACCTTTCTCAACCGGATGCTGCGCAACAAATGGATCGTTTACAAGACGATGCGCAAGGATGAACGGTTTCGGCCTCATCTTCCAATTACGAGGATGTATGAAAATCCAAGCGATCTGACGGAAATGATCCGTAAATATCCGCTCGTTTATTTAAAGCCGGTCAACGGTACAGGCGGACGGGGAATCCTTCGAATAGAGAAGCAGAATGGCGGGAGCTATCTCATTCAGGGCCGCGATCAGTCGCGCCGCATTATTAACCCGCAGCGGGTTCCGTTATCGCGTCTACACGAGAAGCTCGCAGCCTGGGACCTGAAGGGAAACCGTTACTTGGTGCAGCAGGGAATTCAGCTGAAACTTCCAAGCGGCAGGGTCCATGATTACAGGATGCTGGTCCAGAAAAACGGGAGCGGCGATTGGGAAGCTACAGGCTGCGCGGGGCGGATCGGGGCGGCCGGCAGCATTACATCCAACCTGCACGGGGGAGGAAAAGCGGTTATGATGCATTCGCTCCTCAACCAGTGGATAACCGGCGAAGAAACGGTGCAGACCGTGAAAGCCAAGGCCGAAGAACTCAGCCTCCAAATGGCCGCTTTTCTAGAGCAATCGTACGGCAGGCTGTGCGAGCTAGCACTTGATCTCGCCATTGACCAGAAGGGCCACATTTGGCTTTTGGAAGTGAATCCGAAGCCTGCACGAGAGGTATTCGTTCAAGCAGGCGAACGCGAAACGTACATTCGGGCGATTACCAGACCTCTCGAATACGCTTTGTGGCTGCACGAGCAAAAAAAGCGCCGCAAGGATAAACTGCCGCAGGAAGAAGCAAATCCCGGAACGTCGTAA
- a CDS encoding GNAT family N-acetyltransferase, whose protein sequence is MDVKLLSPSEWASLKGKLIAFAVRFGDNRLTASGIRELHRLRPEALAVGECGTPAAASAAPSGIRMLNAAQAAKAKEPGGNADAPLTAVAVAVAGGKLAAFAFAAQAGERACLVVVRPELRGQGAGSALLKALHGRFGRLACSVAADNPASMQMCFRAGMKAVGMSTGPTGKPTLRFEC, encoded by the coding sequence ATGGACGTTAAACTGTTGTCGCCTTCCGAATGGGCGTCGCTGAAGGGAAAGCTCATTGCATTTGCCGTGCGCTTCGGCGACAACCGCCTTACCGCCTCGGGAATCAGGGAGCTTCACCGTTTAAGGCCCGAAGCGTTGGCCGTCGGAGAATGCGGCACGCCTGCCGCTGCATCCGCCGCCCCTTCCGGCATAAGGATGCTCAACGCAGCTCAAGCAGCGAAAGCGAAGGAACCCGGCGGGAACGCCGATGCCCCGTTGACGGCGGTCGCGGTTGCGGTTGCAGGCGGCAAGCTCGCAGCCTTCGCTTTTGCCGCTCAGGCCGGCGAGCGGGCCTGCCTGGTCGTAGTCAGGCCCGAACTGCGCGGTCAAGGAGCCGGCAGCGCTCTGCTTAAGGCGCTGCACGGGCGGTTCGGAAGACTGGCCTGCAGCGTGGCCGCCGATAATCCCGCCAGCATGCAAATGTGCTTTCGTGCCGGGATGAAAGCTGTCGGCATGTCTACGGGGCCAACCGGCAAGCCGACTCTCAGATTCGAATGCTAG
- a CDS encoding sensor histidine kinase → MPFTWDDVDRMVPGLIAITIPQCFLYLWLSFVWFGVKPERLYRRMLMFSLLCAFSTDLTFQTLPLWIHLINSQLSFLVWFKVFFKEIKIKLTLLIYAGFACTAFLHQFIVTLSVSKLGGYDAIVNGSFLTKIALVGPSFVIIGAVAWIMQKKQLHPAKKFRNLLLRIRYKAHYALVTLVIAEALLFVLIFFPLIFQSNRNTTELYPSVIAFVIFVIIIIIIIRLTARTRSEAIQATQDAYISDLLKMFASIRGQRHDFTNHVQVMYSMLTLKKYDELRAYMEDMVKEIQTMTEATDELPSPALAALVQAKAAIARNERIRFTYQIPNAPLTFTAVKNIDLVRMIGNLVDNAFDEVMKLPETEREVLLELYIEKEMLHIAVMNRGLLSAEEIRQIFEPGYTTKSGEHSGLGLANVLERASHYKGTVTVESDLERGVVFTIKMPFPKD, encoded by the coding sequence ATGCCGTTTACTTGGGATGATGTGGACCGGATGGTGCCGGGATTAATTGCCATAACGATTCCGCAATGCTTCTTGTACCTTTGGCTCAGTTTTGTCTGGTTTGGAGTAAAACCGGAACGTTTATACAGAAGAATGCTGATGTTCAGTTTATTATGCGCTTTCTCTACGGACTTAACATTCCAGACATTGCCGCTTTGGATACATCTCATTAACTCTCAATTATCCTTTTTAGTCTGGTTCAAGGTGTTCTTTAAAGAAATAAAAATCAAGCTGACCCTTTTAATATATGCGGGCTTTGCTTGCACGGCGTTTCTGCATCAATTCATTGTAACTCTCTCCGTCTCTAAACTCGGAGGTTATGACGCTATTGTCAACGGTTCATTCTTAACCAAGATTGCGCTGGTTGGTCCGTCTTTCGTTATTATCGGAGCGGTCGCGTGGATCATGCAAAAGAAACAGCTGCACCCGGCGAAGAAATTTCGCAATCTGCTGCTTCGCATCAGATATAAAGCTCATTATGCACTAGTCACTCTAGTGATTGCAGAAGCATTATTATTCGTACTCATATTTTTTCCGCTTATTTTTCAATCAAACCGGAATACAACGGAGCTTTATCCTTCTGTGATAGCTTTCGTTATTTTCGTCATCATCATTATTATCATTATTCGTCTCACGGCGCGTACCCGCAGCGAAGCGATCCAGGCGACCCAGGACGCTTACATAAGCGATCTCTTGAAGATGTTTGCGTCGATACGCGGTCAACGTCACGATTTTACTAATCATGTACAGGTGATGTATTCGATGCTGACCCTGAAAAAATATGACGAGCTACGTGCCTATATGGAAGATATGGTTAAAGAAATTCAAACGATGACCGAAGCGACCGACGAGCTCCCCTCCCCGGCGCTTGCGGCGCTTGTTCAGGCGAAAGCGGCGATTGCCAGAAATGAGCGGATACGGTTTACCTATCAAATACCAAATGCACCCTTAACATTTACCGCCGTCAAAAATATCGACCTCGTCCGGATGATCGGCAATTTGGTCGACAATGCCTTCGATGAAGTCATGAAGCTCCCTGAGACCGAGCGGGAGGTTCTTCTTGAGCTCTATATCGAGAAAGAGATGCTGCATATTGCGGTAATGAATCGCGGGCTGTTGTCAGCAGAAGAAATCCGGCAAATATTCGAGCCGGGCTATACGACAAAAAGCGGTGAGCATTCCGGACTGGGCCTTGCCAACGTACTTGAACGCGCCTCCCACTATAAAGGAACCGTCACCGTCGAATCCGACCTCGAGCGGGGCGTCGTCTTCACGATCAAGATGCCCTTTCCGAAGGATTAA
- a CDS encoding YheC/YheD family protein: MLKSKVAVQVISSGILPDDAIMLGEAYLNHWKIPQGQPVTLKFGALRQPIKVVPVGRFDGLRIGQGLARRMGIFDNTTLRIRYHSETTMLALGPLIGVLVSRDDPNMRERPFGSITMFCKELVDACAAQGAHVYFFTPNQIADNFSTVEGWVYSGGWRKTAVPVPDVVNNRLTSRKLENKPSVQHFMKEVKSRHNTAVFNEKFLDKPEVFDALKKDSTLVKYLPESHLLRNYTMLKTMCVRYSTVFLKPVRGSLGKGIIRISRIDKDNYQALYTTVGGTRKQHFTSLLKLFSSISGKMKTVRYQIQQGLQLIDIGGRPVDFRALVQKDETGKWTVTSIVARTAGSHHFVSNLARGGTLSTVREAVLKSNLVGAYAQDATARFHRAALEIAKGVDTHIPAHFGELGIDLALDTAGRIWLLEVNSKPSKNDNTPLQEQKIRPSVRNMIRYARHLAGF; encoded by the coding sequence ATGCTGAAATCGAAAGTCGCCGTGCAGGTGATCAGCTCCGGCATCTTGCCGGATGACGCCATCATGCTCGGCGAAGCTTATTTGAATCATTGGAAAATTCCGCAAGGCCAGCCTGTCACGCTCAAATTCGGCGCGCTTCGTCAACCTATCAAGGTCGTGCCGGTAGGGCGGTTCGACGGCCTGCGTATCGGGCAAGGCCTGGCAAGACGTATGGGGATCTTCGATAATACGACACTCCGCATCCGGTACCACAGCGAAACGACGATGCTGGCTCTCGGTCCGCTGATCGGCGTGCTCGTCAGCCGCGACGATCCGAATATGCGGGAGCGCCCTTTCGGTTCCATTACGATGTTTTGCAAGGAACTGGTCGACGCTTGCGCCGCGCAAGGCGCACATGTTTACTTCTTTACCCCTAATCAGATTGCAGACAACTTCAGCACTGTTGAGGGATGGGTTTACTCGGGAGGCTGGAGGAAGACGGCCGTACCCGTCCCGGATGTAGTGAATAACCGGCTGACATCCCGCAAGCTCGAGAATAAACCCAGCGTACAACATTTTATGAAAGAAGTAAAATCCCGCCATAACACGGCAGTGTTCAACGAAAAGTTTCTCGACAAGCCGGAAGTATTCGACGCCCTGAAGAAAGATTCGACATTGGTCAAGTATTTGCCTGAGTCGCACTTGCTTCGAAACTATACCATGCTCAAGACGATGTGCGTCAGGTATTCAACCGTGTTTCTTAAGCCTGTGAGGGGAAGTCTCGGTAAAGGCATTATTCGAATTTCCAGAATAGATAAAGATAATTATCAAGCCCTTTACACGACGGTTGGCGGTACCCGCAAACAGCATTTCACCAGTCTTCTGAAGCTGTTCTCCTCTATCTCCGGCAAAATGAAAACCGTTCGCTACCAAATTCAACAGGGGCTCCAGCTGATCGATATCGGCGGCAGACCCGTTGATTTCCGGGCGCTCGTACAAAAGGATGAAACGGGCAAATGGACTGTCACATCGATCGTTGCGCGTACGGCAGGCAGCCACCATTTTGTTTCTAATTTGGCGCGGGGCGGGACGCTCAGTACGGTCAGGGAAGCTGTTCTCAAGTCAAACCTGGTCGGAGCGTACGCTCAGGATGCAACGGCTCGCTTCCACCGGGCGGCGCTTGAAATCGCCAAAGGTGTAGATACGCACATCCCTGCTCATTTCGGCGAGCTTGGCATCGACCTTGCTCTTGACACGGCAGGCCGCATATGGCTGCTGGAAGTAAATTCGAAACCCTCCAAGAACGATAACACACCTCTGCAGGAGCAAAAAATACGTCCCTCAGTACGCAACATGATAAGATACGCCCGGCATTTGGCCGGATTTTAA
- a CDS encoding YlbF family regulator → MNVYDKAHELTKALKESDEAKELKAALQAARNDPDAKRMMEDFREKQSGLQQKMMAGEQPSPEEMEMMNKLYEVVTLNPLLQRSFDAERRFSVVFDDVTRIVTESLREIME, encoded by the coding sequence ATGAATGTATACGATAAAGCTCATGAGTTGACGAAAGCGCTGAAAGAAAGCGATGAGGCGAAGGAACTGAAGGCGGCGCTGCAGGCGGCACGAAATGACCCGGATGCGAAAAGAATGATGGAAGATTTCCGGGAAAAGCAATCAGGGCTTCAGCAGAAAATGATGGCGGGCGAGCAGCCGTCTCCCGAAGAAATGGAGATGATGAACAAGCTGTACGAAGTGGTCACTTTAAATCCGCTTCTGCAGCGTTCATTCGATGCCGAAAGACGATTCAGCGTCGTGTTTGACGATGTAACACGAATCGTTACCGAATCTCTTCGTGAAATAATGGAGTAA
- a CDS encoding YtrH family sporulation protein has translation MNSMLSKAALDFFIAFGVVFGGSMLAGIGSVFLFMPPAAIMVKTASQLKIWALVAAVGGSIDPMRVIESNIIEGHLSPVAQQIGFMICAFLGAHMGTELIRWLCKGAV, from the coding sequence ATGAACTCTATGCTGTCTAAAGCGGCACTCGATTTTTTTATTGCGTTCGGAGTCGTCTTCGGCGGTTCGATGCTGGCGGGGATCGGATCGGTATTCCTGTTCATGCCGCCCGCGGCGATTATGGTAAAAACGGCATCGCAGCTTAAAATATGGGCGCTTGTCGCGGCGGTCGGAGGCTCGATCGATCCGATGCGCGTCATTGAAAGCAATATTATCGAAGGCCACCTTTCACCGGTCGCGCAGCAAATCGGATTTATGATATGCGCTTTTCTCGGCGCCCACATGGGTACCGAGCTGATCCGTTGGCTGTGCAAAGGAGCGGTCTGA